TTGAAGTTGACCTGGCAAAAGTATTTGCTGATAGCAAAGCTGGTAAGATGAAAGCAGCCAGTGAATATCAACGCATCTGCGGAACAATTCCGTTAGAACTCGAAGGTGGTGGCGATATGGCATTGGATGGTGATGAAGAGTGGGCTTATTTCCGTGTTGGTAAAAATGCAGCAGCAAAACATTTAGCAGCAGGAACAAAACCTGCGGATAATTTCGGGCCACGTAACATGGGTGCAGGGCCAAATGGTATTGCAGCAATGAATGTATTTACAGGCGAAATAAAATATGTTGTGTCTGTTCCGTTTCAGATCGGGCATATACAAACCAATCCGTGGATGCCCGGTGAAATTGTGTTCTGTTGGGAAACGGGCGGCAAATCACCGCAGCGTACATGGACGGTGATGCGTGATGGAACTGGTCTTCGTCCTCTTTACCCTGAATCAGAATATGAATGGGTAACTCATGAAGCCGTGATTGGTAAAGATGAAGTTGCAATAGCGATCATGGGTCACCGTAAGATAAGTGGCGTTGATACAACAGGTACAGCTGTTGGAGGTGCTAATCCCGGGCAGGATCCTGCATGGGGACCAAGTGGTACAAGAGAAAAACCAACCGGTCTGGCGATTGTAAATCTTCGCACAAGAGAAACTTATATTGCAGGACAAACAAAAAGCGGTAGTGGTTTGTGGCATGTGAGTGGCTCACCCGATGGACGTTGGGCAGTGGGTGATGATTTTACAAGAAACATTTATCTCATCGATCGACATACAAATGAAATGATGTTACTATCAACAGGTCATAAAACAACTGCAGGTGATCATCCGCATCCAACGATGAGTCCTGATGGAACAAAAATTCAGATACAGTCAGCGATGTTATCTGCTGATGGAAGATCAATGAACATTTGTATTATTGCTGTACCAGAAGAATGGTTAAAAAGAACATATAAATGAGAGTAAAAATTTGGCAACTGGTAGTTGTAATAAGCTGCTTACTGTTAGAAGCGGGAGCGTTGTATGCACAACAGACAGAGATCCGTTATCTCTCAGGTATAGACAAAGACAAGACTGTCAACTGGGAATTCTTTTGTACAAGCGGCATGAACAGCGGAAAATGGACAACCATACCTGTTCCTTCGAATTGGGAACTGCAAAGCTTTGGTGCATATAATTACGGGCATGATGAAAAAGGCAATGCCAAAAAGAAAAGTACGGAGCAGGGCTTATACAAACATCGCTTTGTAGCAGATAAATCATGGGCCAATAAACAGATCGAAATTGTATTTGAAGGAGTGATGACTGATGCAGAAGTGAAAGTGAACGGGCAATTGGTTGGGCCAATACACCAGGGAGGTTTTTATCGTTTTCAATATAACATCACAAAGTATATTAAACCTGGCGTTGAGAATTTATTGGAAGTAACAGTTAGTAAAGTAAGTGCAGACAAAACAGTGAACAATGCAGAACGTGAAGGTGATTTCTGGGTCTTTGGTGGTATTTATCGACCGGTGTATTTAAAGATTCTGCCGGCTTCTTTTATTCAACGTGTAGCGATTGATGCAAAAGCAGATGGAAAGTTTACAATGGATGTATATGCTGAACAAACAAAAGAAGGGGATGAAATAACTGCACAGGTAAAAACATTGAAAGGTGTTGCATTTGGAAAACCATTCACTGCAACTGTAACAAATACCACTGATAGAATTCAGTTGCAAAACAGTTTTACCAATCCCAAACAATGGAATGCTGAATTTCCAAACTTGTATAAACTAGAAGTAAGCATTCGTCGTAACGGGAAAGTCGTACATGTGTATCATGAGCGTTTTGGTTTCAGAACAGTAGAAGTAAGGAAAGGAGATGGCATCTATGTCAATGGAGTTAAGATCATGATGAAAGGTGTTAACCGTCACAGCATCTGGCCGGAGAGCGGAAGAACACTAAGCCGCAAGATTCATTTGAAGGATATTGAATTGATCAAGGATATGAATATGAATTCTGTTCGTATGTCGCACTATCCACCCGATCCTGAGTTTTTGGACCTGTGCGATTCATTGGGCTTGTTTGTATTGGATGAACTAACAGGCTGGCAGAATAAATATGGAACTCCGGTTGGCGAAAAACTGGTGAAGGAGTTAGTGATAAGAGATGTCAATCATCCTTCTATTTTATTTTGGGATAATGGTAACGAAGGCGGATGGAACACTGACCTCGATGATGATTATGCATTGTACGATCCGCAGCAACGGGTTGTATTGCACCCATGGAATAATTTCAATAACGTTGATACCAAACACTATCCAGATTACAGTTATGTAGAAAAAGCTTTTGATAAGGGAGATGTGTTGTTACATACAGAAATGATCCATGGTTTGTATGATGGTGGACACGGTGCAGGACTGGATGATTACTGGAAACTCTTTCGCAAAAATCCACGGCATGCAGGCGGTTTCTTATGGGTGTTAGCAGATGAAGCTGTTGTACGGAAAGATTTGAAGGATAGTTTAGATACCGATGGCAACCATGCACCTGACGGTATTGTGGGGCCGCATCATGAAAAAGAAGGAAGCTTTTATACCATCAAAGAAATATGGAGCCCTGTGCAGGTTACAAAGCCAACGCTCGATAAAAACTTTACAGGAGCACTTTCGGTTGAAAATAATTATATCTATACCAATCTATCTGCATGTAAATTCAGCTGGCAACTAGTAAAGTTTCCATTGGCAAAAGAGAAGAAGACCGGCCGTACAATTATTCAATCCGGCAAAACATCTGTTGCATTGGCCCCGGGAGAAACAGGAACAGTTCAAATAGCACTGCCTGCCAACTGGATGAATGCAGATGCACTATCATTTACTGCAACAGATCAATACGGTCGTGAATTATATACATGGACATGGCCCATTCAACAACCGGCAGCTATTGCAAAAATAAATTTAGCCGCTACTAAGAAACCGGTAACTGCAATAAAAGAATCAACCGAAGGAAAAACAATTTCAATTCTTTGCGATGGCATCAGCTACAGGTTTGATACAACAACAGGTTATTTAACTACCGTCGAAAAAAATCAACAACCAATCCCTTTTGGTAATGGCCCTGTTATTGCCGACGGAAAGCAAACACTGCAAAAGTTTACACATGCTAAACAAGGCAGCAATACCTATGTTGTGGAAGCTGAATATGGAGGTGATGCTTCGCTTAATGTGAAATGGATATTCACAAGCGGTTTACCTGCTAAACTTGAATACAGTTACACGCAATCAACTGTTGCTGATTTTTACGGTATCACATTCAATGTTGATGAAACAAAACTGAAAGGAATGAAATGGTTGGGTGCAGGCCCATACCGTGTCTGGAAGAATCGGTTAAAAGGAGCACCGCTAAATGTGTGGCAGAAGAAATACAATAAAGCTATAACAGGTGAAGTGATCAGCTATCCGGAATTTTCAGGTTATCATGGAAATGTGTATTGGGTAACTGTTGAAACAGCAGCAACATCTTTCACTGTTTATACTGATAAAGAAGATCTGTTTGTTCAAATGCTGAAACCAGGGAAAGCATCAACCACATTTATTCCGCATGTGAACCCGCCGTTCCCTGAGGGTAATTTTGGATTCTTAAACGCAATTGCGCCAATAGGTACAAAATTCCGGGCAGCGAATACAATGGGGCCGCAAAGTCAGAAGAATGATCCTGTTTCAGGCAGAATAAGCGGGAGGTTGTGGTTTGAATTTTAAAGACGGATGCAATTGAATAAGTATATTGCAGCTCTTACATACTCCAAATTCTTATGAGAAAAGTCATTAATCCGAAATTGTTTACACTGGCACTCACCATCATTGCGCTGGAGTGTACCATGGTCAGGTTTCGCTCAAGACTGCCATTCAACGTAGCTTACGTTATCATAGTCGTAAATTTTCTCTATTTCAATTTTATCTTTTTCCCCGATGTGCGCAAGCGCTACCGAGCGCTGAAACAGGCGGAAAAATAGCAGGACTGTACAGGATAACCGTCCTGCTTTTAAGTCTTTACTTTATAGGCTGTTTAAAAGCTGTATAAATGAAAATCTTCTCAACGGTTGCTTTGCTGTTCGCTACTGTATTGTCCCTGCATGCTCAGGAAGTCCTCGAAACCGGTGGTAAGAAAATGCCGGACGAATGGATCGATAAAGACACCAAACATCGCATAGTCAAATTAACAAGAATGGACGGCAGAAGCAATCTCAGCTTCTACTTTCACAACAACCCCTTCATTGGTAATTCGATGGTGTTTTACAGCAGCAACAAAAACAACGTTGACAGTGTACGCAAACAGGAAATCTCCACTGTTGTATCCGGTAACCGCCAGATTCATTTACTTGATCTCAAAACATTAAAGAGCGAACAACTAACTAATCATCGCCTGCCGATGAACGGAGAGATCGTTGATAATAAAAAAGGAATCGTTTATTACCAGATAAGAGATACTGTGTTTTGTGTAAATGCAAAAACAAAAGAAGTAAAACAGGTATTTGTTTTTCCTGACGATTTTAAAGGAACAGTTACGGCGATCAATGCTGATGGTACATTGTTGGGTGGTGCAAAATCAAGTGATGAAGAAAAAGAACTCTTTAAAAAATATCCCAACAAATCCAGCTACTTCGATATCATTTACGAAGCAAAGCTGCCACGCACGTTGTTCACCATCAATGTAAAGACGAAAGAATTAGACAAAGTACACAGCGATAGTGCATGGCTCAATCATGTGCAGTTCTCAACCACTGATCCGAACTTATTAATGTTTTGTCATGAAGGGCCCTGGCATAAAGTAAACCGCATCTGGACCATTGATGTAAAGACAAAGAAGATCACACAGATTCACAAGCGTATCATGGATATGGAAATTGCAGGACATGAGTGGCCCAGTGTTGATGGTAAAACGATCTGGTACGATCTGCAACAACCACGCAGCACAAAGTTTTATGTGGAAGGTCACAATGTAAACACGGGACAAAAAACAAAATACGAGTTGCAGCGTGATGAATGGAGCATTCATTTCAACAGCAACAAGGATAATACATTGTTTTGTGGTGATGGTGGTAATTCAGGACAGGTAGCAAGAGCAAAAGATGGGATGTGGATCTATTTATTCAAACCTGAAGGAGATAAATTTGTGTCAACACGTTTGGTGAATATGAAACATCATAACTATCGTCTTGAACCAAATGTGCACTTCAGTCCGGATGGGAAATGGGTCATCTTCAGAGCTAACTTTGAAGGCATCGAAAACGTCTATGCCGTAGAGATCAACGAATCAAAATAAACATCAGCTTATCAACATACGAATGAAAAAATTAATCACGCTCCTTTCTTTTAGTTGTTCGATCATCATTGCACAGGCACAATTAAACTGGCCATCTGTAACCAATGTTACCAAACCATGGACACGTTGGTGGTGGGAGGGTAGCGCAGTAAACAAAGCCGATCTTACATGGAACTTACAGCAATACCAGCAAGCTGGGTTAGGTGGTGTGGAGTTAACACCTATCTACGGAGTAGAAGGAACTGAAAAACAATTCATCGATTTTCTTTCGCCGAAATGGATGCAGATGTTTTCGTTTACATTAAATGAATCAAAACGTTTGGGTCTTGGTGTTGATTTGGCAAACGGAACCGGTTGGCCTTTCGGCGGACCATGGGTAAAAGAGGATGATGCGAGCAAAAGTATTTTCTATAAAACATATAAAATTAATGGTAGCGAACAATTAAGTGAAGCTGTTGAATACAAACAGGAAGGCTTTATTCGCACAGCCAATAACAAACCTGCAACATTCGACCAGGTGTTGAAACCTGTCTGGACAAATAAAAATCTGCAGGCATTGGCATTGGATCAGATTCAATATCCCGGCAAACTGCCTTTGCAAACATTGATCGCTTATTCTGATAATAATGAATCGATCGATCTCACAACAAAAGTAGAAGCAAACGGAAAATTAAACTGGACTGCTCCAACCGGTAACTGGACCTTGTATGCATTATTCCAAGGCTTGCATGGCAAGATGGTTGAACGTGCAGCACCCGGTGGTGAAGGTTATGCCATCGATCATTTTTCGTTAAATGCAGCCACCAACTATTTCAAAAAGTTTGACGCTTCGTTTAAAGGTTATGATATTTCTTACCTGCGTTCTTTCTTCAACGATTCATATGAAGTGGATGATGCAAGAGGACAAAGCAACTGGACACCAACTTTCTTTGCTGAATTTAAAAAGCGAAAAGGTTATGATCTGAAAACTCAATTACCTGCATTGTTTGGAAAAGATACACCCGAGAATAACAGTCGTGTGATCTATGATTACCGTTCGGTGATTGATGAACTCTTGCTGGAACATTTTACCATGACATGGAAAAAATGGGCAGGAACAAAAGGAAAGATGCTGCGCAATCAATCGCATGGTTCGCCTGCAAATACATTAGACTTATACAGTGTTGTTGATATTCCGGAGACAGAAGGAACAGATATTCTTCGTTTCAAGTTTGCAACCTCAGCTGCGAATGTATCGGGCAAGCAATTGGTATCGTCTGAATCAGCTACATGGCTGAATGAACATTTCTTATCAAGCTGGGCTGATGTAAAGAAGATTATCGATTTGTATTTCCTTGGCGGTGTGAATCATATATTTTATCACGGTACAGAGTATTCGCCGAAGGAAGCGAAATGGCCCGGCTGGTTATTTTATGCTGCGGTTCATTTTCAACCAACCAATCCGCAGTGGAACCATTTTCATGCATTGAATTCTTACATAACTCGCACACAAAGCTTTTTACAAAAAGGCAAACCCGATAACGATGTGTTACTGTATTATCCAATTGTAGATCGTTATGCAGAACCCGGCAATGTGTTGTTGCAGCATTTCGATGGCATGGAACGGAATTTTGTGAATACAGATTTTGAACATGTATCAAAATGGATGGTGGAAAAAGGCTATAGTTTTGATTTCTTCAGCGAACGACAGTTGCAGAAGTTTACCAACAGCGGTAAGAATATCATCAGCAGTGGAAATGTGTATCGCACCATTATGTTACCTGCAAACAAGCTCATCACTGAAAAAGCATTTCAGCAATTGTTGAAACTTGCACAACAAGGTGCAACGATATTAGTTTATAAAAATCTGCCGAATGATGTACCCGGCTTTAACCAGTTAGATGCAAGAAGAAAAACATTTCAGCAACTCATCAGTCAGTTGAAATTTTCAAAATCAGATAACCTGCAGAAAGCAATTGTGGGCAAAGGTGCGTTCATGATCAGCGATGATCTGGATGTGTTGTTGCTGGCGGCCAAAGCAAGAAAAGAAAGCTATACCGAAAAAGGATTGTCTGTTCTTCGCAGAAAAAATGCAGAAGGCACCATGTGGCTCATCAACAACCGAACAGACAAACCTTTTGAAGAATGGATCGAACTAAATACCAATGCTGCATCTGTTGCATTGTTCGATGCAATGAATAACAAAAAAGGTTTGGCATTGTGGCGCAAAAATAGCAAAGGTGCCGTTGAAGTATTGTTGCAATTACAATCGTATGAATCCATCATTATACAATCGTATACAACAAAGAAAACAGGTGATGCATTTCCTTACAAAGAAAGCATTACTCATCCACAGGAAATAAAAGGAGAGTGGACGATCAACTTCCTCGATGGTGGCCCAACCATTCCTGTTGCTATTAAAACTACCACATTAAAATCATGGACAGAACTCGGCGGCGATGATGCAAAGAATTTTTCCGGTACAGCAAAGTATACGATCTCCTTTGCAAAACCAACGGGTAATGCTGGGTCATGGTTGCTCAATCTTGGTACTGTAGATGAAACAGCCGAAGTAATCCTCAACGGCAAAAAGATCGCAACAGTCATCGGACCGGTTTTTCAATGTGTGATTCCTGCATCTGGCATGCAAGCCAATAATAAACTGGAGATTATTGTTGCCAACTTAATGGCCAACCGGATTACTTATATGGATAAGAATAATCTTCCGTGGAAAATATTTTACAACACCAACATGCCTGCACGTAAACCGGAGAATGCAAAGAAAGGCATATTCACTGCGGCAGATTGGAAGCCATTGTCATCAGGTTTACTTGGGCCTGTAACAATAACGGCGTTGAAGTGATAAGTGGCTCCGTCTGACGCCCTCGTCTGACGGAATAGAATGTGAATGATAAATAATCGGGTTGTTTAATATTCGATAGGGATGAAGCCTTAACTTTCAAGCTGAAATAATTTTAAGCTATGTCTTACTCAGCAAACGAACAACGTTATCAGCAAATGCAATATCGCCGTTGCGGCAAGAGCGGTATACAGTTATCGG
The DNA window shown above is from Lacibacter sp. H375 and carries:
- a CDS encoding glycoside hydrolase family 2 protein; the encoded protein is MRVKIWQLVVVISCLLLEAGALYAQQTEIRYLSGIDKDKTVNWEFFCTSGMNSGKWTTIPVPSNWELQSFGAYNYGHDEKGNAKKKSTEQGLYKHRFVADKSWANKQIEIVFEGVMTDAEVKVNGQLVGPIHQGGFYRFQYNITKYIKPGVENLLEVTVSKVSADKTVNNAEREGDFWVFGGIYRPVYLKILPASFIQRVAIDAKADGKFTMDVYAEQTKEGDEITAQVKTLKGVAFGKPFTATVTNTTDRIQLQNSFTNPKQWNAEFPNLYKLEVSIRRNGKVVHVYHERFGFRTVEVRKGDGIYVNGVKIMMKGVNRHSIWPESGRTLSRKIHLKDIELIKDMNMNSVRMSHYPPDPEFLDLCDSLGLFVLDELTGWQNKYGTPVGEKLVKELVIRDVNHPSILFWDNGNEGGWNTDLDDDYALYDPQQRVVLHPWNNFNNVDTKHYPDYSYVEKAFDKGDVLLHTEMIHGLYDGGHGAGLDDYWKLFRKNPRHAGGFLWVLADEAVVRKDLKDSLDTDGNHAPDGIVGPHHEKEGSFYTIKEIWSPVQVTKPTLDKNFTGALSVENNYIYTNLSACKFSWQLVKFPLAKEKKTGRTIIQSGKTSVALAPGETGTVQIALPANWMNADALSFTATDQYGRELYTWTWPIQQPAAIAKINLAATKKPVTAIKESTEGKTISILCDGISYRFDTTTGYLTTVEKNQQPIPFGNGPVIADGKQTLQKFTHAKQGSNTYVVEAEYGGDASLNVKWIFTSGLPAKLEYSYTQSTVADFYGITFNVDETKLKGMKWLGAGPYRVWKNRLKGAPLNVWQKKYNKAITGEVISYPEFSGYHGNVYWVTVETAATSFTVYTDKEDLFVQMLKPGKASTTFIPHVNPPFPEGNFGFLNAIAPIGTKFRAANTMGPQSQKNDPVSGRISGRLWFEF
- a CDS encoding oligogalacturonate lyase family protein, coding for MKIFSTVALLFATVLSLHAQEVLETGGKKMPDEWIDKDTKHRIVKLTRMDGRSNLSFYFHNNPFIGNSMVFYSSNKNNVDSVRKQEISTVVSGNRQIHLLDLKTLKSEQLTNHRLPMNGEIVDNKKGIVYYQIRDTVFCVNAKTKEVKQVFVFPDDFKGTVTAINADGTLLGGAKSSDEEKELFKKYPNKSSYFDIIYEAKLPRTLFTINVKTKELDKVHSDSAWLNHVQFSTTDPNLLMFCHEGPWHKVNRIWTIDVKTKKITQIHKRIMDMEIAGHEWPSVDGKTIWYDLQQPRSTKFYVEGHNVNTGQKTKYELQRDEWSIHFNSNKDNTLFCGDGGNSGQVARAKDGMWIYLFKPEGDKFVSTRLVNMKHHNYRLEPNVHFSPDGKWVIFRANFEGIENVYAVEINESK
- a CDS encoding glycosyl hydrolase, producing the protein MKKLITLLSFSCSIIIAQAQLNWPSVTNVTKPWTRWWWEGSAVNKADLTWNLQQYQQAGLGGVELTPIYGVEGTEKQFIDFLSPKWMQMFSFTLNESKRLGLGVDLANGTGWPFGGPWVKEDDASKSIFYKTYKINGSEQLSEAVEYKQEGFIRTANNKPATFDQVLKPVWTNKNLQALALDQIQYPGKLPLQTLIAYSDNNESIDLTTKVEANGKLNWTAPTGNWTLYALFQGLHGKMVERAAPGGEGYAIDHFSLNAATNYFKKFDASFKGYDISYLRSFFNDSYEVDDARGQSNWTPTFFAEFKKRKGYDLKTQLPALFGKDTPENNSRVIYDYRSVIDELLLEHFTMTWKKWAGTKGKMLRNQSHGSPANTLDLYSVVDIPETEGTDILRFKFATSAANVSGKQLVSSESATWLNEHFLSSWADVKKIIDLYFLGGVNHIFYHGTEYSPKEAKWPGWLFYAAVHFQPTNPQWNHFHALNSYITRTQSFLQKGKPDNDVLLYYPIVDRYAEPGNVLLQHFDGMERNFVNTDFEHVSKWMVEKGYSFDFFSERQLQKFTNSGKNIISSGNVYRTIMLPANKLITEKAFQQLLKLAQQGATILVYKNLPNDVPGFNQLDARRKTFQQLISQLKFSKSDNLQKAIVGKGAFMISDDLDVLLLAAKARKESYTEKGLSVLRRKNAEGTMWLINNRTDKPFEEWIELNTNAASVALFDAMNNKKGLALWRKNSKGAVEVLLQLQSYESIIIQSYTTKKTGDAFPYKESITHPQEIKGEWTINFLDGGPTIPVAIKTTTLKSWTELGGDDAKNFSGTAKYTISFAKPTGNAGSWLLNLGTVDETAEVILNGKKIATVIGPVFQCVIPASGMQANNKLEIIVANLMANRITYMDKNNLPWKIFYNTNMPARKPENAKKGIFTAADWKPLSSGLLGPVTITALK